From Propionispora vibrioides, one genomic window encodes:
- a CDS encoding MBL fold metallo-hydrolase, protein MRYARILTMLYQRLKMNASEQPDRRPQRPIPVLKPEIDEFMGGASKAIWFGHSTVLLQVDGKLILCDPVLFELFYAFTLFTGKRFTRELPLTAAAMPMIDVLLLSHDHYDHMDYQTIKALKNKVKHYCVPEGVGKRLEKWGIARNKISQCNYGQTVDVAGLAISCTPGKHFSGRGLRDRNKTLWCSWVITGKKTNIFFSGDSAYGPHFKMIGDTYGPFDITFVECGQANALFGHVHMIPEKAVQAQIDLRGRVMVPIHWGMLSQSNPDWTEQVERLLTEAQAKAVPVITPMIGEMIAIGEKHYPEHRWWQDYR, encoded by the coding sequence ATGAGATATGCTCGTATTCTAACCATGTTATATCAGCGCTTGAAAATGAACGCCAGCGAACAGCCAGACAGACGGCCGCAGAGGCCGATTCCGGTGCTAAAGCCGGAAATAGACGAATTTATGGGTGGCGCATCGAAAGCGATATGGTTTGGACATTCCACGGTGCTTCTGCAAGTGGACGGCAAGCTTATCTTATGTGATCCGGTGCTATTCGAGCTTTTCTATGCATTTACTCTGTTTACCGGCAAGCGATTTACTAGGGAACTACCGCTGACAGCTGCAGCTATGCCGATGATTGATGTTCTTCTTTTGTCCCATGATCATTACGACCATATGGATTATCAGACGATTAAGGCCCTGAAAAATAAGGTGAAGCATTACTGTGTGCCGGAGGGGGTTGGCAAACGCCTTGAAAAGTGGGGGATTGCAAGGAATAAAATAAGCCAATGCAATTATGGGCAAACAGTTGACGTAGCCGGTCTGGCAATTTCGTGTACACCAGGCAAGCATTTCTCCGGCAGGGGGCTAAGGGACCGGAATAAAACTCTCTGGTGCTCGTGGGTGATTACCGGTAAAAAGACCAATATATTCTTTAGCGGGGACAGTGCTTATGGCCCGCATTTTAAAATGATTGGTGATACCTATGGACCCTTTGACATCACTTTTGTGGAATGCGGGCAGGCTAACGCTTTATTCGGTCATGTTCATATGATCCCGGAAAAGGCGGTACAAGCGCAAATCGATCTTAGAGGCCGGGTGATGGTGCCCATCCATTGGGGCATGCTCAGTCAGTCCAATCCTGACTGGACTGAACAGGTGGAACGGCTGCTGACCGAGGCCCAGGCAAAAGCTGTGCCGGTCATCACGCCGATGATTGGGGAAATGATTGCAATTGGCGAAAAGCACTATCCGGAACACCGCTGGTGGCAGGATTACCGATGA
- a CDS encoding BREX-1 system adenine-specific DNA-methyltransferase PglX, which yields MDEYKTAPDESIFLDLSPDEASLLFYVFGVAVSQSLTIDELNLLGNGLFEMAQVMLVIAAQRTLLNDAMSAKQEESDNQTKEEKSSQEWMAEIKKLQDQIELLQKQIDELRI from the coding sequence TTGGACGAATATAAAACAGCACCCGACGAATCCATTTTTCTTGACTTAAGTCCAGATGAAGCATCATTACTTTTCTATGTCTTTGGTGTTGCCGTATCTCAATCATTAACCATCGATGAGCTTAACCTTCTGGGAAATGGCCTGTTTGAAATGGCGCAAGTTATGCTTGTCATTGCCGCGCAGCGAACATTACTTAACGATGCCATGAGCGCTAAGCAGGAAGAAAGCGATAATCAAACAAAGGAAGAAAAGTCATCGCAGGAATGGATGGCAGAAATAAAAAAATTACAGGATCAAATTGAATTGCTGCAAAAGCAAATTGATGAGTTACGAATATAA
- a CDS encoding PsbP-related protein: MNCKKSLAMLLLFIFLMPAQCFAGVYSNRVVNFTVNLPETWIPVDYNALAQDVVFLRHFPGGYDSSLTIKSQEVDSSTSYTLDDLSDKQMKDLVDSAFDSTDNATNTLIENKVIQVTGHKALYFVTQTEADGTKVDTIWVLFLLKNVFYTISVTTNSNTYDKVVSDLQQMLKTFRPYELPAEVV, translated from the coding sequence ATGAATTGTAAAAAATCCCTTGCTATGTTACTGCTTTTTATTTTTCTTATGCCCGCTCAGTGTTTTGCCGGGGTGTATTCTAATCGGGTTGTTAATTTTACTGTCAACCTGCCGGAAACGTGGATACCGGTTGACTATAATGCTTTGGCGCAGGACGTGGTGTTCCTTCGTCACTTTCCCGGCGGCTATGACAGTTCGCTGACGATAAAGTCGCAGGAAGTTGATTCGTCGACGTCCTATACCTTGGACGATCTATCGGACAAACAAATGAAGGACCTTGTCGATTCGGCCTTTGACTCTACTGATAATGCCACTAACACGCTGATCGAGAACAAGGTGATCCAGGTGACCGGTCATAAGGCGTTATATTTTGTGACCCAAACAGAGGCGGATGGCACGAAAGTCGATACGATCTGGGTTCTGTTTCTGCTTAAAAATGTTTTTTATACGATTTCGGTCACAACCAATAGCAATACATACGATAAAGTGGTGTCCGACCTGCAGCAAATGCTAAAAACCTTCCGGCCCTATGAATTACCTGCCGAGGTTGTGTGA